The genomic segment AGGGTTTGAAAACAAATACAGGCTTTGCCAGTCACAgaagaaaataaatgattttgttTAGAAATTTGTTAATGGCTTTAACTGCCTGGCCTGCCACATTTGCTTACAGGGAATGTGGTGGTGACAATCTGAGGtaggctttgtataaatgtttcttcaataCTCATTCTGTGTATGGAAAGGCAGCTGATGAGAGTGCAGTCTATTTACACACCTTTGACCATAACCCTTCTTGAGCTTCTGCCAATGGGACCGATGCCTTTGttgcaataaaacaaaaaatattggagctactcagcaggtcaggcagcattggtgaaTAGAAATCCAGGCAGTTAGGACCTGTCCAGAATCACTGCCTCTTACAGTGGAGCACAGAAAGGAGCAAAACTCAGTAGGacttagattatttttttttaatttctagttTCCAGGAGCCAGATGAAGATGAAGATGAAGAATTAAAGTCTCTAAACCCTCCCATGATGGTCCCCATGGCAGACATATTGAATCATGTGGCCAATCACAATGCTAACTTGGAATTTACAGCGGTGAGTGGGCAAgggaggggggtgctgagagttatagtcatacatcAAGGAAACGGGGGGGCCCCAGCTTCCCCATGACGACCATTTACATTAGCTCTATCTTCCGTGTCCCTaatcagatgtcttttaaatgttgtaatgaaaaggaactgcagatgctagttcataccaaagagggacacaaagtgctggagtgtgtcagggggtcaggcagcatccctggaacaaACTGGATAGATGACATCTtgtggtcgggaccattcttcagactgaatgcagtggcggggggggggggttgtgcgtgggggaaaaacaggacaaattgggaccagcaacagatgacttcGGGCAAGGAAGGTCCCTGATGTGCCGATTATTGGCCATTGATGGTGTGATCACTATACATCGTTGCGAGCTGTGGACTTGGTTAGTGGGCTTTTAGTGGAGGGAGGGAAATGTATGTAGAAGTTATTTAAGATTAAAGAATCCAGtgttcatactgttaggttgtaagctacccaagcaaaatatgaggcactgttgcttcaatttgcatgtggcctcgctctggcaatagaggaggcccaggacagaaaggtcagtgtgtgaatgggaaagggagttggtTAGCAACCAGAGGGTCCTGTAGATCTTAGcagaccgagtgcaagtgttcagcaaaatggttgtCGAGTCCACCCTTTGTCTCGTCAATGTACAGTAGCCTACATCGGGAAcacaggatgcagtagatgaggttagaggagatgcatgTGAACGTCTGTCTCTCCTGGATGGACTGTCGTAGTCCCtagatggagttgagggaggaagtataaggacaggtattgcatttcctgcagttgcaggggaagttagtggggagggggtggtttgggtgggaagggatgagtgaaccaaggagtcgcGGGAAtcggtaggtttgtagtagacgtCGGTCGATAAGTTTGTCTCCTGTGATTGAGAAAGAGATCAAGaacggggagagaggtgtcagagatggtccaggtgaaattgagggcagggtggaacttAGTGGTGAAgttcatgagttctgcatgggtgcaggaggcagtgccgatgcagtcgtcgatgtaccAAGAATGAGTTGGGTAATAGGACCAGTATAAGCCTGGGACAAGGACTGTTCGACATAACCAAttcaaaggcaggcatagctggggccatgcaagtgcccatggctacacctttaacttggagaaagtcAGAGGAGTCAagagagaagttgttgagggtgatgagtgtgttagtagagggaaattagtTCAGTCTCTGTTATGCAAGGGAAAAAAACAGGGCCATGAGATCTTCCGGGTggtggatggaggtgtagagggaCTGAATATCCGTGGTAAAATTGGTGACTGGGGATCTAAAAAGTGAAACTTATTAAAGAGTTGGAGGGATTCTGATGTGTCTTGGACGTAGGTGGGAAATaattggacggggggggggggggggggaataggatagaaatgttttttaaaagttgttattctGTCTCAAttggagctcattccacatacctaccaccctctgtgacaaaatcaattttctatccagtcagctggttctacctggatcccatgcgatgtaACCTCCGagagcagtctaccatgtggaaccttgttaaatgctttgctgaaatccatattggCAGCAATTACAACTGTGCTCTCAACCTTTTTGGGTTACATCTTAAAAAAACTTCAACCCGATTCATGAGACActatctcccacgtacaaaactgtGCTGAGGATCCCCATTCACCCCATGGCTATCTGTGGGTAATTATATGTTTGCTCTGTATTTACAGGAATGTTTGAAAATGGTCTCCATCAAGAAGATCAATGGAGGTGAAGAGATATTTAACACCTATGGTCAGCTTGCAAACTGGCAACTCCTGCACATGTACGGGTTCACCCAACCCTACCCCAGTAACACACACGAAGCCCTAGATATCGAGATGCATCTAGTGTATGATGCTGCCATGCAAGGTTGGTCTTGGAGCAAGGTATCCAGTCCAGTATGCTCTAGAGATCCGATGTAGAGGAGAGACATTACCAGAATGTTCTTTGTGTTTTAGCTGTGAAGACAGAAGAGGAGAAAAAGTTGCTGGCAGAAAAGTGGGAATTCCTGACGGAGTTGGAAGTAATTGGAGAAGAGGGAGACTTTGTTATCGGCCAGTCTGGAGTCCTAACAGAGGAGGAACTTTACAGTACTCTGAAGGTGAGGACACCCTGCTACTGGGCCCCTATTACGTGGGTATTCTGGGTCTAGCATACATTTGTTGGCACTCTGGAAAAGCTATGCATTTGTGGTAGTGCAGTTGATACTTCTTTCTGCGGACATGTTGCCTTATATTTGGTTTGTAGTTTTTGGAAACGCATCTGAAAAGGACAACCTGAGTGGATAAAAGCAGATTGATAAAATGTAGTGAGAGTTGAATTAATTGGAAAAGTTTTAAAAGGCCAGCACAGACAAAAGGGACCCAACTTGATCCTGCTATGTGTATGTACGGGAGCTTTTACTTTTGATTATAAAGTGATGTTTTGACTGATTACAGATTACAGCTGGTAGAGAACACAGCAGACTCATTGATACTATTTTTTTCCGGACAATAACTAGGTTTTGAGTATGACGATGGAAGAATTTGAAGAATACAAAGCCAATGATGGGtgggaggaagaagaggaagatgaTGATATTTCCAGTCTTACCAATTCTGTAATACCCAAACTGAAGCCAGCCTGGAAGCAACTTCTACACAACACTGTGAGAATGAGGCTAAAATCATACAGCTCGGGTTTAAAGGAAGAGGAAGCCACATTGGCTAATGTGGAGAACTATCGGCAGCTTAGTAAACAGGAACATGACTCCCTGCAGGTTCGATATGCTCAGAAGATGATTTTGCATCGATTGCTGCAGCTCACAGTGTAGTGGTAACAGCAACTGAGGAATAAAATCTTCTTTATATTCTCACTAATTATTATAGTTTTGGTAGCCTGTAAAGTTGAAAATGTAATGCCTTTTTCATGGAAAAATATCTTGGCACTTCAGCTCATCATCTTTCTTATTTGAGTTATAGAAACAAGTGAACTAGGTAATGTTAAACTCTCAGGAAATTGTCTTGGTGCTCAAGGGCGCGAGCATTTTTGGTGCCAATTGTATACTGTGGCTTCCCTTAAGTGGAGCCTATTTCAATTATGTCATCACGGAGTATAAAATAGTAATTTCTTGAATCCAGCCCATTTGGCTTTGTTCAGTGAAATTATACAAATGTCTGAAGTGAAACATTTTGATTCTCAATTCATGTTCTACATTAACTATTCTTTATCAATAATATTCATTTTTAAATTTAGTTCAGCGTTTAGAATTTATGGATTTCAGCTTTCTTATAGTTTGTCATTAAACAAGCTGTTTAAACAGTTAGTGAACAATCTGCAATCTGCAAAGACTGAATCAGTGCTTAGGGATTTATCTCAATGGATAGCATTTGACAGCTTTTACTGCTGCAGGCTGGAACTTTAATGCTATACTGAAGTTGGATATAGGGTCAGCAATGCAACTAGCTGTTGGGTGGCAAGGCAGGATCCACTGTCACTATTTGTTTGTGGGATCTTCAAACATTAAGATTCTaaattttgtattgtatttagcTGAAGGTGATTTCTTTTAATAAAAACATTACAGGGTTATAAAAGTTTAATTAATTTTTGATAGTTCAGTTTGAAAACAAGTAAACGCTCAAGCAATGTTCCCCATCGTCATCTCTACAAAGAATGCCTGGATAGCAGGTAACGGGTCAGGAAAAAGAATATAGAACTGGGAAGTTTGATACAAGCAGCAGTCACATCCACTGGTATTGGCCTGGATCATGGCTGTAATCAGGTATACAAGGATATGAGAAAGCATAGAatactacagcacaggaaaaggctttCAGCCAAAAATGGCTGTGCTAAAAAcggtaccaagttaaactaatctccgctaTCTGCacatgattagtttaatttagtttattggtatcacgtgtactgaggtacagtaaagagctttttttgttgcgtgctatcccagcaaagactatacatgattacaatcaacctgtccagtgtacaaatacaggatatccatattcctccatatccacgtgcctatctaaaaacctcaaaTGCCATGTTTGTGTCTACAACTACCACACTTGGCAGCATTTTCCAGACATTGTGTAAAAAAACCCTCACattaaagctattccctctagtctggcatttctaccctatctatgcctgtcataattttGTATGGAGAAACATAATTTTGTATATACATTCCTAGAAAATGGAAGCGCTGAACAAAACATATATATAGTATAAACAAAGATGCGATCTTGATGATTCGATTAACGGCTCCAGTATAAAAACAGACCTGAAAAGTCCTGATTCTCTGACTGGAGCTTTGATTCCCGGCACAAATCCAAgcacttccagagatgctgcctgactcgctgaattacttgCACTTTGCATTCTAtgcaagataccagcatctgcagttccttgggtccgGGGGAACGTTGGACCATAACCTGCCTATGCTTAGCCATAAACCCAACTGGGAGAACTATGAAACACTAACCCATAGAAGCTGACAAATCCTGCCCCATGCACCCCCGTCCCGATCGCCAGCGAAAATCACCTGTACTCATTCAGTAGACGGCACATCAAGCCTTGCAGAAGCCGGCAAATTCAATCTCCTGCCATCCTTCTGTCTCCTGGTGGCCGGTAGAAATCACTCCAACTCATATGGCAGGAGTCAGCAACCCCATAGGCACAACCACAGTGGACCCTTAAACACCTCTGCACACCTGACCCAGCAGCTCCGACCGATAATTGCCCCTCTGCTGCAGCAGCACTTTCAAAAACACCTCCAAGCTACCTTTTAATACCCCAGCAATCATTAACACCAAGACATGCACTGGAATAATAACTCTAAATTGAAAGTGCAGGCCATAGCAGATAGCATTAAGCTAGGTACACCTGTATTtttcacacaccccacccccccgacatcagtccgaagaagggtcttgaccccagatgtcgcatattccttctcttcatagatgctgcctcacccgctgtgtttctccagcaatttttgtctacacCTGCACTTGTCAGGTCTCCCTCCCCCCaacttttgatgttcaagagaaaacaataaaAGTTTGTCAAACGTCTCATGCAACATTCTGTACAACCACTTCTGCAGTTTCTCCAAAAcctccatctccttcctcaaatggggcaaccagaactgcacacattgctccaaatgcagcctaaccaaagtccgatGAATCTCTAACATAACTTCTCAACTCTTATActgaatgccctgaccaatgaaggcaagcatatcatctGCCTTGTATTATCCTGCCCTGCCACTCTTATATTTGTGCTCCCACAAGGTGTTAAGGTTCGTGACATCAACTGCATTTTACCCTTACATTCACCTCCCAAACTGCAACACCATACACTTgcgtgaattaaactccatctgccatttctgcagctgttCTATAActatatactttgacagcctttcaCTGTCCAAAACTTCAATGTTGGTGTTGTCTACAAATTTATTAACCAATCCATGTTATGTCCAAATGAATTCACCttagatcccatgcatcttaaatcTTCTGGGTCAGTCTATCATTCCTCCAAAGGACATAATTAAGTCAGGTAGGAGTGAGGCCACATGAAGTAATGCAGGTTCCGCTTTCCGGCAAGGAAGAAAAATCTGAATTGGGAAACATGCTTAAGGCACAGTAGCCCGCTCAGAGGGGAGCGAAGATAAGCACTGTAATGGTAAATAACAATATATAGGCAGGCAAATAAAGGAGGGTTTTCTTCAGCCACAAAGGAATCTGTCATGGAAAACTCACATGGTTAAGGACTTTGCTCAAGGGCAGCATAATTTGAGAGTTTAAGAGGATCCACCTGCTTGAaatgcacagcaggtcaggcagcatctaaagaCGAGgaaaaaagttaacatttcaagtcagtGGCCATCCATCAGATACCCTATCATTGCTCAATTTTCGGAATATATCTTATTAACCATTTTGATAAATCAACCAGTTTCTTGATTCAATTTTCACTAGATTacataattacaaaattgacaagCCATCTTTACtcaggcaaaaataaattgttcCACAGAAACAGAAACTGTGCAAGTGCTATGAAGGCAAGGTCTGATGTTTGGCCAGCAGACAATACATTAGAGTTTCCTAGTGTAACTTACTCAATTAAGAGAATGATGATAAACAAGCAGTCTATCCAAATTCCTGCAACTTTGCACACTCCATTCCATCCACACCAAAAGAATCACAACTTCTGTAATAAAATAAACTCCAGTACTCATGCAGAGTATGAGTTCccatgtaaataattgtggaaacaATGCACCCGCTGAATCTCTATAAGGACCCATTGTTACTGAAGGAAAGTGGTTAAAACAATACTTAAATATAGAAACCTGGGTGCAGATGACTTAATTGCAAGTGGTCCATCAGAAACTGCTGTACTGTTTAGTAAGGTTGCTTTATACTCGTCCAGTTACTGAAGTAGTATCAAGCAGCTAGATAATTAACCCTCTCACTCTGTAAATGAACCAGGATTCAACAATCCAGGTGCAATTGGAAGTGAATTAAAGCAAAACCAGAAATCATAGCTCCTTTTTGGGTCATTGGCTCATTACCTCAATGACCAATTGCTTTTCCTCTCAAATGTCCTGCTTTGATGGATACAGGTGCAAGTAGGATTGTGTTTAGTCATGATAAGCTTTGGTTGTAGTTTTTAGTAACACTAAAATTAGTGTGCATTTGCAAAGATACCAATAATCTTTGTTAATTGAGGGACAGAACTTTCAAGTATGAGTTGCTGTGTATTAATTTTACAGCACAGAACTGAAGAACAAGTGTATAGAAGCTACACTACAAGcctaaaatcaatcagattttggAACATCGTGGACAAAGCTGGACACCATATTTTCATACGGAAATATTTGGCTTGGAGTACAGAGTTGATTTACCTAGACATTGAGATATTGCACTATATGAttgtattccctggaatttaAATGATTTGATGGACATGATTAAaggtcaaggattatggggaactGAGAGAATAGATCGAATTGCTGGATTTATGGTAGTCTAGAACTAGGATGTTACAATCTAAAATGTTAAATCAGATTGTGGGAAGGTAAGAATATACCACAGTAAAGCAGTGGAAAAAGACACTAACCTTTCATCTTCAGGGACGGACAGTTCAAATCACGGCCTTTATTCTGGTTACGTGCTGCAAGAGAACCCATCTAGTGCAGTACCAAGTGGACAAACTAGAGCTGATGAATTCAGCAGATGGTTGTGCAGGGAATGAAAGATGGATTGTGCATCTGAAGCATGAGATGGAGTTGAGTGAGCTTCACTTTTTGTTTAAGTTCAGCATGCCGAGAACTGGGTGCTTAAATGGAACATGCTTAATTCTTAGCATTAACATTCCTCATCctcacagtgccttccataatgtttgggacaaagacccattatttatttatttgcctctgtactccacaatttgagatttgtaatagaaaaaaaatcacatgtcgttaaagtgcacattgtcagattttaataaaagccatttttatacattttagtttaacagtagaaattacagcagtgttcatacatagtccacccatttcagagcaccataatgtttgggacacagaaatgtcatgtaaatgaaagtagtcatgatcagtattttgttgcatatcctttgcatgcaatggctgtttgaagtctgcggttcatggatatcaccagttgctgggcgtcttctctggtgatgctgccaGGCCTGTAATACAGCTTATGCTTTTTTTCCGGGGCCAGTCCCCTTTtttcttcagttttcttttcagcatataaatggcatgctcaattgggttcagatcgggtgattgacttggccactcaagaattgaccatttttgaaaaaattctttgttgttttaccagtatgtttgggatcattgtcttgctgtagaatgaacagccgaccaatgagttttgaggcatttgtttgaacttgagcagacaggATGTCTATactcttcagaattcattatgccactaccatcagcagtggtatcatcaatgacgataagtgagccagtaccttcggcagccatacatgcccaagccataacacccccaccacgtttcacagatgaggtggtatgcattggatcttgggaagttccttctctcctccatacttagcTCTTGTCTCTGATACAAGtcttatctgtccacaagatctttttccagaactgtggttgctcttttaagtacttcttggcaaactgtaacctggccatcctatttttgcagctaatcagtagtttgcatcttgcagtgtagcctctgtatttctgttcatgaagtcttctgcagacagtggtcattgacgaatccgactcctgaagagtgtttctgatatgtcggataggtgtttggggatttttctttattatagagagaattcttctgtcatcagctgtggaggtcttccttggtctgcgattagtaagctcaccagtgttctttCTTCTTAACAGTTAATTTTGGtacgcctaaggtttggctgatgtctctaacagttttattcttgtttatcagtctcataatggattctttgactttcattggcacaactggtcctcatgttgataaacatcaataaaagtttccaaaggtgatggaaggactaggtgctgagacctctcttatacctgcattgaggCACTTAAACacgcctgagcaattacaaacacctgtgaagccatgtgtcccaaacattatggtgctctgaaatgggaggactgtgtataaacacagctgtaatttctacatggtgaaaccaaaatgtataaaaataccctttaataaaatctgacaatgtgtactttaaccacatgtgatttttttcctattacaaatctcaaattgtggagtacaaaggtgaataaataaatgatgggtctttgtcccaagcagcatggagggcactgtatgtgcagGCAAGAACAAGATCTCACAGAAACTGAGCTGGGTGTAATTGAGGTTGCAGTTTGGAAGGAACAAAACGGCAGATAGTGTTGAATACTTAGGCTGGTGTTAAGTATTAACACATGCTCGCAGCTCACCAAATTTTAGGTGCGAATTTATCTTCCAGATTTGGCATCCACAATAAAGATTAAATTGCATCCACAAAATGATTTACAAAATAAACAGCATAATTTGGGTTGGTGATCGAAAGTGACAAACACATTATTTCAAAATAAGATTGATATTCAGTCAAAATCAGAACCAACTCTAAAAGTTACACAATGAACATAATCTGGCCTTCAATATCTAGAGGCAATAAACAAAGAGGAAGTTGCTGCATGACATGGGTTTTAATGCATTAACTACAATATGCTTACATACAAGAGTGTTAAGTGGCAGAACTAGAGCCAAGGAAACTACAAAGACTACAAAATACAACACATGGACCAATACATTTACAAAACAACATTCAAAATCCTTACAAAATGGCCTGTATTGGTCCTTGGTTTCTTTTTACAAACTTAATCGACTTCATGCCGCAAAACTGGCTCTTTTTATCCCACAATTTACAGAATTCAGGGAGAAccttttattttcctttgcatTAACATAGTGAACGCCACAATCAGCCTGGACACCCCCTTGTTAAAGGACAGAAGGAGCGGCTCATCTTGAACACAAACACCTTAAAAAATAAAAACCTTTATGCAAACCATACTGACCTCCATGCTAATCTGCTGGAGGACTTTAAATATACAAGAAAACGGGCAAATAAAAGTCAATactgctttccttctctccctcccccaccccaacaaAGTGGGGAAAATGCATCGAATAAAGAGCAGCTCCTGTGACAACTCTCGAGGATCTGTGGCTTGGCTGTAATTTGGAACGGCGGGGAATCTATCCCAGACATGCTTCAATGTGTCATCAGCTGCCAACACCGGTAATAACTGGATAAAAGTCAGTTTAATACAATTTGCACAGATGGAGATAGTCCGGTTTAAGGTTGCACTCccttttatttacatttttatatcATTTCAAATGATATTCacagcatttgttttttttggCCAAGtgacaaatgaaaaataaaacatgtcCAACATGAAATCAGTTCTTCATCGACCACTGTTCCTATgtctgcctcatgcagctgactGCATTTGATTGGAAGAACCAGCAAGTTACACAACCAATGACAGTTTTCAAGAAAAACACAGGCTGCCCATCACTCTTTCCATGTTGTTTCTCCAAGGAGGTATTGCTTCACCGTTTTAACTTGCGCCAGTGCCTTCCATTACTTGTTGTGCCTGCTTCTGTCCCATACAGCATTGAGCTACAGACTGGAACAACCTGAAAAACAGCCATCAACCAGCATTAGTCCAGTGAAAACAAACCAGGAAAGAACGCAACCTCAGGACATGCCACTGTGCTTAACAGCCAATTGTGTACTTTTGAAGTTTTAATCCACTATTGCAATTAGGAGGGAATACGAGAATAATTTAGTGCACAGCAATAATACATAGAAACAAACTGTTCACTGTCCACTGAGAAGGCCAGATAAGTCAATGTCTCACCTGAGAAACAAAATCTTTTAAGTGCAACATAGAACCTCCACATGGATTATGTGCTCAAACGCCTGGAGTGTGTGCAAGAACCACAGGGAGTAAGAACGCTACCACTGAGATTTAGTATCAAGCTGACAGGGAAGTACTTTCTCTGTGCATCAAGTTCCCAACCAACTATATATATCTTGTACAAGCTGCTCCCAATCCACACAAATGGATCACAATGTGGTAATGAGCTAAACAGGTCTGATGGTATCAAGTGCAACACCTATTGCAAGCTATAATGGATCTGTGCTTTGCTGAGTTTGAATAGCTGAAAAAAAGCTCAGGGTtcctttctttattattgttgatTCAATGGGAGATTGTTGTGTATGTAAACAGGACAAATGCAGTTATGATGACTTCCATGACTGATGTCACTCATGATGGCTCACATCAGGGACTGCATGCTGACAGCAGAAATGTCCAAATAGGGGAGAGCACACTTAAGGAATGGTTGTGAGGAAAATTGGACGGGAAAAATTGTCAGATTATTAATTAAATTAACTTGCAAACATTCACTTATTCAAGTTTTAAATCGTGTAGTGCGTGGTGTGCCAGTAATCAAAGAGGAGAAGCAGAAAAATAAACTTACAGAAGGTCATAAGTAAAATaggaaaataaactgctggaaaagGGAAAGGATACAAATCCATAAAATGGAAAGAAGTGTTTGAAACAATCCAAACATTCTAATTGTACAGCATGCCTTAACTGTATTTCTGAAGACGGTGGCCTGGTAGTTGAAACAAGAATACTCTCAACTAAATCCTAGTTTGATTTGGTGCAATAGCATACCTGGGGCTCAGGTCAGATATTTGGAGAGAGGTATAATGTTGCAACCTACAGAAGCAAAAGACAAACTCAATAACAAAGATCTGATATCCAAGGAGGAATCaagcacattgatgtaatcacAAATAAAGCTCACCAACGCCACTACTTCCTCAAACTTTTGGGGAGACTTAACATGCTGCCAAATACTCTGTCGAATTTGTACAGGTGTATGGCAGAAAGCATATTAACTGCTACAGGATGCGCTGTCTCAAAGACAgctatcatcaaaaacccacaccaccctgacaatgcttctcactgctaccatcgggaaggtgGTATAAGAGCCTGAGAAGTGTCACCTCCAGGTTTAAGAACATCTTCCCATCAACCGTCTGATttttgaaccaccctgcacaccATAGCAACTGTACCTCAGCAGGAAACCACTGTAGACTTTGCACTGCTATGGTTGTCTATgtactatcatggtctggtttacccAGTAACAGATAGTTTACTATATATTTATTTCTGTTGTTTAATGTGCTTGTAAAGCTGTAGCAAATAACTTTTTCTTGGTGCAGTTCATATCTGGCACATATGACTACTAAACACTCTGGAAGtttgtaagaaaaaaaaaaaaaacacttacttCTCAATCTCAGGAGCACAATGGACAAACTCATGGTTCCAGAACTTGAAGGCTGGATTTTTAATAAGCTCAATAAAGGTAATGAGCAGTCCCCAAGGATGAGGCCTGTTTACAATCAGCCTTTCCAACAGTACTCTGCAAAGGAAAAAGCAGAGTTACAATTAAAACTCAAAACTTGTCTGGTGGCCAACTGAATCAAGGAAATAAATATATAGTTCAAAATTCTattgggccattctttggaaagtgaaccaaaatgtcacacacgtgacccaaTGGCATCGCATAACGTGGTACATTAGAAATTCATGTAAGAGAAtattcttattcattgctattttcctacgtACAGAACggtaatgcatgtctgctaaagatatgaatattccagctttttaaaattcagagtttgtaagataaaactgagttatgaaaaaaatgcatccgatatttgacctctgaccctgaAC from the Leucoraja erinacea ecotype New England chromosome 17, Leri_hhj_1, whole genome shotgun sequence genome contains:
- the setd6 gene encoding N-lysine methyltransferase setd6; the encoded protein is MASRAKRPKVETAERPTDLDQGTDEALSQFLNWCKQSGLHLSSKVYVSKEGTVADYGLVAKEDVEEGEVLFSVPRSALLSQHTTVIRDLLKKEEAALESRSGWVPLLLSMMFEITNDESCWKSYFSLWPGFCTLHHPMFWSEEERNRLLLGTGVAVAVEKDLINIEEEYDSIVLPFMKSHPDTFDPRKHTLDLYKKLVAFVMAYSFQEPDEDEDEELKSLNPPMMVPMADILNHVANHNANLEFTAECLKMVSIKKINGGEEIFNTYGQLANWQLLHMYGFTQPYPSNTHEALDIEMHLVYDAAMQAVKTEEEKKLLAEKWEFLTELEVIGEEGDFVIGQSGVLTEEELYSTLKVLSMTMEEFEEYKANDGWEEEEEDDDISSLTNSVIPKLKPAWKQLLHNTVRMRLKSYSSGLKEEEATLANVENYRQLSKQEHDSLQVRYAQKMILHRLLQLTV